From the Exiguobacterium aurantiacum genome, one window contains:
- a CDS encoding type II toxin-antitoxin system Phd/YefM family antitoxin: MTIFTYQEARKNLKQVLNQVHENSESITVFRKNGRNAVILSEQEYNQLMETMYVLQSPKNAERLFDSVRQLQQKST; this comes from the coding sequence ATGACAATCTTTACTTATCAAGAAGCACGAAAAAACTTGAAGCAAGTCTTGAATCAAGTGCACGAAAATAGTGAATCGATTACTGTCTTCCGAAAGAATGGTCGCAATGCCGTCATCCTGTCTGAGCAAGAATACAATCAACTGATGGAGACGATGTATGTGCTGCAGAGCCCTAAAAATGCTGAGCGGCTCTTTGACTCAGTTCGTCAGCTTCAACAAAAATCGACCTAA
- a CDS encoding helix-turn-helix transcriptional regulator gives MNKMKKRHLQLIRLLNRGHRFTADELSAETGASVRTIQRDMLTLEELGYPIWSVPGTGGGYEMLPNRLLPPLQLREQEAVALYLTLKWMEQIPDVPFGDMRDTLSDWYVNELPHDLETKIARLEKNILWLGNKTVPSAPFTKDVFQAVEQRRNIEVTYMTTKGSRTFTVAPVGMALLDSKWYVYGRSEYGLRQYRIDRIEALRLLDDTFEADDLATLLEVSDERSGVTVRLNITPLGRRLLEDVLPYIAEKNEWDVPEAELPFLSRQLLAAGAEVEVVEPIELREMMREQAERLWNMYE, from the coding sequence ATGAATAAGATGAAAAAACGACATTTACAGTTGATTCGATTGTTGAATCGCGGGCACCGGTTCACAGCGGACGAACTATCCGCTGAGACAGGTGCCTCGGTCCGGACGATTCAGCGCGATATGCTGACGCTCGAAGAACTCGGCTATCCGATTTGGAGCGTACCCGGCACAGGCGGTGGCTATGAGATGTTGCCGAACCGATTGCTCCCGCCGCTCCAACTCCGGGAACAGGAAGCGGTCGCGCTCTACCTCACTCTCAAATGGATGGAACAGATTCCGGACGTGCCGTTCGGGGATATGCGGGACACGCTGTCGGACTGGTATGTCAACGAATTGCCACATGACCTCGAGACGAAAATCGCTCGGCTCGAAAAGAACATCCTCTGGCTCGGGAACAAGACCGTCCCATCGGCACCGTTCACGAAAGACGTGTTTCAAGCGGTCGAGCAACGGCGAAACATTGAGGTGACGTACATGACGACGAAAGGATCACGCACGTTCACCGTCGCACCGGTCGGGATGGCGCTCCTCGATTCGAAATGGTACGTGTATGGCCGCTCGGAGTACGGCCTGCGCCAATATCGGATTGACCGGATTGAAGCGCTGCGTCTTCTCGATGACACGTTCGAAGCGGACGATCTGGCGACGCTTCTCGAGGTGAGTGACGAACGAAGCGGCGTGACTGTCCGGCTGAATATTACCCCGCTTGGCCGCCGTCTGCTTGAAGACGTATTACCCTATATCGCTGAAAAAAATGAGTGGGACGTGCCGGAAGCCGAGCTCCCGTTCTTATCGCGGCAATTGCTCGCGGCTGGAGCGGAAGTCGAGGTCGTGGAACCGATTGAACTGCGGGAGATGATGCGAGAGCAGGCGGAGCGGTTATGGAATATGTATGAATAA
- a CDS encoding dihydrofolate reductase family protein — MANVVLYIATSLDGKIARTNDQLDWLFAVEGEGDNGYADFFKTVGAVIMGRKTYEEVLVLEPDGYPYDKIPNYILTRSPDREAEHVTFTDEPIEQLIERLKQDVDGDIWLVGGGEVIKEAMAHDLIDSYEIAIAPVVLGEGIPLFPEGTKETKLRLTSQRSSGQFVMVTYQK, encoded by the coding sequence ATGGCAAACGTCGTCTTATATATCGCGACAAGTTTGGATGGAAAGATTGCCCGCACGAACGACCAGCTCGACTGGTTGTTCGCGGTCGAGGGGGAAGGGGACAACGGCTACGCTGACTTCTTTAAGACGGTCGGCGCCGTCATCATGGGACGGAAGACGTACGAGGAGGTGCTCGTGCTGGAGCCGGACGGTTACCCGTATGACAAGATTCCGAACTACATTTTGACACGCAGTCCGGACCGAGAAGCCGAGCACGTCACGTTCACCGATGAGCCGATTGAACAGCTCATCGAACGGTTGAAGCAAGACGTCGACGGAGACATTTGGCTTGTCGGGGGAGGCGAGGTCATCAAGGAAGCGATGGCGCACGACTTGATCGACAGCTATGAGATTGCCATCGCCCCGGTCGTATTAGGAGAGGGGATTCCACTCTTCCCGGAAGGCACGAAAGAGACGAAGTTGAGACTGACGAGTCAACGTTCGTCCGGCCAGTTCGTCATGGTGACTTATCAAAAATAG
- the gntK gene encoding gluconokinase, giving the protein MYTIGVDIGTTSTKAVLFHNQQQLAVYNVLYPLLTPDTETAEQDPVVIYGAVLEAISAVRAKADGPVRFAAFSSAMHSLIALDASGRPLTHSITWADSRANPYTQEIKREFDASALHMRTGTPVHPMAPLSKLRWLKAEHPDVFARAVKFVSIKEYVFYRLTGRFVIDHSIASATGLFNLKNCDWDVEALAVAGVTSEQLSELVPTTEILTLKSDVVETLGWDFPLVIGASDGVLSNLGVGAFEQGVVAVTIGTSGAIRTVVRQPVEDPKGRIFCYALTDKHWVIGGPVNNGGIILRWLRDEFAASEVETAKRLGMDAYDVLTRIAETVKPGSDGLLFHPYLMGERAPLWDSNARGSFFGLSIHHKREHFIRSVLEGVIFNLYTVMLALDELTGAPNRIHATGGFAQSSLWRQMMADIFDTPVVVPESHESSCLGAVMLGEYAFGDIDDFTAVPQVTHEHAPDAEATAIYRELLPIYIRLSRHLAEEYEAIAAFQRKHV; this is encoded by the coding sequence GTGTACACGATTGGCGTCGATATCGGGACGACGAGCACGAAAGCCGTCCTGTTCCATAACCAGCAACAACTCGCGGTATATAACGTGCTGTACCCGCTCCTCACCCCGGACACGGAGACGGCCGAGCAAGACCCGGTCGTCATCTACGGGGCCGTGCTCGAGGCGATTTCCGCCGTCCGCGCCAAAGCCGACGGTCCGGTCCGCTTCGCCGCATTCAGTTCGGCGATGCACAGCCTGATCGCCCTCGACGCGTCAGGCCGCCCGCTCACCCACAGCATCACGTGGGCCGACAGCCGGGCCAACCCGTATACGCAAGAGATAAAACGCGAGTTCGATGCGAGCGCGCTCCATATGCGCACCGGCACCCCGGTCCATCCGATGGCGCCGTTGTCGAAGCTGCGTTGGCTGAAAGCCGAGCATCCGGACGTGTTCGCTCGAGCCGTGAAATTCGTTTCGATCAAAGAGTACGTCTTCTACCGCCTGACCGGTCGCTTCGTCATCGACCATTCAATCGCCTCGGCGACAGGGCTGTTCAATTTGAAGAACTGTGACTGGGACGTTGAAGCGCTCGCCGTCGCCGGGGTCACATCGGAGCAACTGTCCGAGCTCGTGCCGACGACCGAGATTTTAACGCTTAAATCGGATGTTGTTGAGACGCTCGGCTGGGACTTCCCACTCGTCATCGGGGCGAGTGACGGGGTGTTGTCGAACCTCGGGGTCGGGGCGTTCGAACAAGGCGTCGTCGCCGTCACAATCGGGACGAGCGGTGCCATCCGCACGGTCGTCCGGCAACCGGTCGAGGACCCGAAAGGACGCATCTTCTGTTACGCCTTGACCGACAAGCATTGGGTCATCGGTGGGCCGGTCAATAACGGCGGCATCATCCTGCGCTGGCTCCGCGACGAGTTCGCGGCGAGCGAAGTCGAGACGGCGAAACGGCTCGGTATGGATGCCTATGACGTGTTGACGCGCATCGCCGAGACGGTCAAACCGGGCTCGGACGGCTTGTTGTTCCACCCGTACTTGATGGGTGAACGGGCCCCCCTCTGGGACTCGAACGCACGCGGTTCGTTCTTCGGCTTGAGTATCCACCATAAGCGCGAGCACTTCATCCGCTCGGTGCTTGAAGGTGTCATCTTCAACTTGTATACGGTCATGCTGGCGCTCGACGAGTTGACGGGCGCACCTAACCGGATCCATGCGACGGGTGGCTTCGCCCAGTCGAGTTTGTGGCGCCAGATGATGGCCGACATTTTCGATACGCCGGTTGTCGTGCCGGAGAGCCATGAGAGCTCGTGTCTCGGGGCCGTCATGCTCGGCGAGTACGCGTTCGGCGACATCGATGACTTCACGGCCGTGCCGCAAGTGACGCATGAACATGCGCCCGACGCGGAAGCGACAGCGATTTACCGGGAGTTGCTGCCAATCTATATTCGACTCTCCCGTCATCTCGCAGAAGAGTATGAAGCGATTGCAGCGTTCCAGCGGAAGCATGTATGA
- a CDS encoding GntT/GntP/DsdX family permease: MSGSTLILIAVAGIFLLLFLVMRTKLHAFVSLLLVSLLVGIAAGMPLGDVIASIQNGMGGTLGFVAVVVGLGAMFGKMLEVSGGAERLAQTLVSKFGEDKAQWALAITGFIVAVPVFFDVGFIILVPIVYGLAKKTGRSLLYYGIPLLAGLAVTHSFIPPTPGPIAVANLIGAELGWVILFGVIAGIPAAILAGPIFGKYIANKIHVNIPDYMEFEEIDTSKELPSFKMIVSLISIPLVLILANTLSAVLLEEGNSIRTFLTFMGHPFVALTLATLLTFIFLGTRRGYTRDEVQEIATKALEPAGIIILVTGAGGVFKQVLIDSGVGDVLGEMMAGSPLPAIVLAFLIATVVRVAQGSATVSMVTAAGLITPLLEIQDITGAALGLIVIAIASGATVLSHVNDSGFWLVNRYFGLDVKDTLKSWTMMETIIGLTGFAVVFLISLFII; this comes from the coding sequence ATGTCGGGTTCGACACTCATTTTAATCGCAGTCGCAGGGATTTTCTTGCTCTTATTCTTAGTCATGCGGACGAAGCTGCACGCCTTCGTCTCACTTCTCCTCGTCAGTCTGCTCGTCGGGATTGCGGCCGGCATGCCGCTCGGGGACGTCATCGCCTCGATCCAGAACGGGATGGGCGGCACGCTCGGCTTCGTCGCCGTCGTCGTCGGTCTCGGCGCCATGTTCGGGAAGATGTTAGAAGTATCGGGTGGCGCGGAACGCCTCGCCCAGACGCTCGTCAGTAAGTTCGGTGAGGACAAGGCGCAATGGGCGCTCGCCATCACCGGCTTCATCGTCGCCGTGCCGGTCTTCTTCGACGTCGGTTTTATCATTCTCGTCCCGATCGTCTACGGTCTCGCCAAAAAGACGGGCCGTTCGCTCCTCTACTACGGGATTCCGCTGCTTGCGGGTCTCGCCGTCACGCACAGCTTCATCCCGCCGACACCAGGTCCGATCGCCGTCGCCAACTTGATCGGCGCCGAGCTCGGCTGGGTCATCTTGTTTGGGGTCATCGCTGGTATTCCGGCTGCAATTTTAGCCGGACCGATTTTTGGGAAGTATATCGCGAACAAGATTCACGTCAATATCCCGGACTATATGGAGTTCGAAGAGATTGACACGTCGAAAGAACTGCCGAGCTTTAAGATGATCGTCTCGCTCATCTCGATTCCGCTCGTCTTGATTCTCGCCAACACGTTGTCTGCCGTCTTATTAGAAGAAGGCAACAGCATCCGCACGTTCTTGACGTTCATGGGTCATCCGTTCGTCGCCTTGACGCTCGCGACGCTGCTCACGTTTATCTTCCTCGGCACACGCCGCGGCTACACACGTGACGAAGTCCAAGAGATCGCGACGAAAGCGCTCGAACCGGCCGGGATCATCATTCTCGTCACCGGTGCCGGTGGCGTGTTCAAACAAGTGTTGATCGACTCAGGTGTCGGTGACGTGCTCGGGGAAATGATGGCCGGGTCACCGCTTCCGGCAATCGTGCTCGCCTTCTTGATTGCGACCGTCGTCCGTGTCGCCCAAGGTTCGGCGACCGTTTCGATGGTCACGGCGGCAGGACTCATCACGCCGCTTCTCGAAATCCAGGATATCACCGGTGCCGCGCTCGGCCTCATCGTCATCGCGATCGCCTCTGGTGCGACCGTCTTGTCTCACGTCAACGACTCAGGCTTCTGGCTCGTCAACCGCTACTTCGGTTTGGATGTGAAAGACACGCTCAAGTCGTGGACCATGATGGAAACGATTATCGGATTGACCGGCTTCGCGGTCGTCTTCTTGATCAGTTTGTTCATTATTTAA
- the gnd gene encoding phosphogluconate dehydrogenase (NAD(+)-dependent, decarboxylating) → MQIGLIGLGKMGYNLALNLSDHGHNVVGTDAGNVEATSKFEIVPTLEGVIAKLETPRVVWAMVPAGDITEAVLAELLEKLEPGDIVIDGGNSNYKLSVARAEQFSEKGIAFFDCGTSGGTEGARNGACTMVGGDAAAWPTIEPIFKDLSVENGYLYTGPAGSGHFLKMIHNGIEYGMMQAIAEGFDILEKSPFDYDYEQVARVWNHGSVVRSWLMELTENAFSKDAKLDDIRGVMHSSGEGKWTVETALELQAAAPVIAMSLMMRYRSLEDDTFSGKVVAALRNEFGGHAVVKK, encoded by the coding sequence ATGCAAATCGGTTTGATTGGATTAGGCAAGATGGGATACAACTTGGCGCTCAACTTGAGCGACCATGGTCACAACGTCGTCGGGACAGACGCCGGGAACGTCGAGGCGACGTCGAAGTTTGAGATCGTGCCGACGCTCGAGGGCGTCATTGCCAAACTTGAGACACCGCGCGTCGTCTGGGCGATGGTGCCGGCCGGTGACATCACCGAGGCCGTACTCGCGGAACTGCTCGAGAAACTCGAGCCGGGTGACATCGTCATCGATGGTGGGAACTCGAACTACAAGCTGTCGGTCGCACGCGCCGAACAGTTCAGCGAAAAAGGTATCGCCTTCTTCGACTGCGGGACGAGCGGCGGCACGGAAGGTGCACGCAACGGCGCCTGTACGATGGTCGGCGGTGACGCCGCCGCCTGGCCGACGATCGAGCCGATCTTCAAAGACCTCTCGGTCGAGAACGGCTACTTGTACACAGGACCGGCCGGCAGCGGCCACTTCTTGAAGATGATCCACAACGGCATCGAGTACGGCATGATGCAGGCGATCGCCGAAGGGTTCGACATCTTGGAGAAGAGCCCGTTCGATTACGACTATGAACAAGTCGCCCGCGTCTGGAACCACGGATCGGTCGTCCGTTCATGGCTCATGGAGTTGACGGAGAACGCGTTCTCGAAAGACGCGAAGCTTGACGACATCCGCGGCGTCATGCATTCCTCAGGGGAAGGAAAATGGACGGTCGAGACGGCGCTCGAGTTGCAGGCGGCGGCACCGGTCATCGCCATGTCGCTCATGATGCGCTATCGCTCGCTCGAGGACGACACGTTCTCCGGGAAAGTCGTCGCAGCGCTCCGTAACGAGTTCGGGGGCCACGCGGTCGTCAAGAAATAA
- a CDS encoding MurR/RpiR family transcriptional regulator, with the protein MESKSMNGLARIRGAYTTLSKKEQRIADYILKQPERIIHHTINQVADDLDVAESTVFRFCQRVGFKGYQALKIALATDVVAPLQDIHEDISNDDTPFEIAEKIFTSNVKTLEATRQILDTASLDKAVALLLSARRIEFFGSGGSAVIALDAYHKFVRSGLFVTANLESHMQLMSASQLTNDDVAVLISHSGASKDTLDVAKVLSERGVPTIAITNYAKSPLSKLCDVALYTVSQETEFRSEALASRIAELSLIDALFTVVMMRRGEEGRESLQKMREAISLRRI; encoded by the coding sequence ATGGAATCGAAATCGATGAACGGCCTGGCCCGCATCCGTGGCGCTTATACGACACTGAGCAAGAAAGAGCAACGCATCGCTGACTATATCTTGAAACAGCCCGAACGCATCATTCACCATACGATCAACCAAGTCGCCGACGATTTAGACGTCGCCGAGTCGACCGTGTTCCGCTTCTGCCAGCGCGTCGGGTTCAAAGGCTATCAGGCGCTGAAGATCGCGCTCGCCACCGACGTCGTCGCACCGCTCCAAGACATCCATGAGGACATCTCGAACGACGACACGCCGTTTGAGATCGCCGAGAAGATCTTCACGTCGAACGTGAAGACGCTCGAGGCGACACGGCAGATTTTGGACACGGCCTCGCTCGATAAGGCCGTCGCGCTGTTGTTGTCGGCCCGTCGCATCGAGTTCTTCGGGAGCGGGGGATCGGCCGTCATCGCGCTCGACGCCTACCACAAGTTCGTCCGGAGCGGTCTGTTCGTCACGGCGAACCTCGAGTCGCACATGCAACTCATGTCGGCGTCACAACTGACGAATGATGATGTCGCCGTGCTCATCTCGCACTCGGGCGCCTCGAAAGACACGCTCGACGTGGCGAAAGTGTTAAGCGAGCGCGGCGTACCGACGATCGCCATCACCAACTATGCGAAGTCACCGCTGTCGAAGCTGTGTGACGTCGCCCTCTATACCGTGTCGCAAGAGACGGAGTTCCGCTCCGAGGCGCTCGCCTCGCGGATCGCCGAGCTCAGTCTGATCGACGCTCTGTTCACCGTCGTCATGATGCGGCGCGGGGAAGAGGGACGAGAATCGCTCCAGAAGATGCGAGAAGCGATTTCTCTAAGAAGAATTTGA
- a CDS encoding GNAT family N-acetyltransferase, whose product MENSIILTIIENPIWDGELKRILESHPGALEIPGPHDKDISLEMPDVFWYEANEVSRANDIVGIGRIQKGDDNEYEISIALVASKIGSGHGRKVLTLLEKKAKDKGAKSVIVAIKPSNPNAEKVVKWFEDRGYNIDVINWEEVLKSKRRDIQLSKYI is encoded by the coding sequence ATGGAAAATAGTATTATTTTAACTATAATTGAAAACCCGATTTGGGATGGAGAACTAAAACGTATTCTAGAATCACACCCAGGAGCTTTAGAAATCCCGGGCCCACATGATAAAGATATCTCACTAGAAATGCCCGATGTATTTTGGTACGAGGCCAATGAAGTGTCAAGAGCTAATGACATTGTTGGAATCGGGCGCATTCAGAAAGGGGATGATAACGAATATGAAATTTCTATAGCTCTAGTTGCATCTAAAATCGGTAGTGGACATGGAAGAAAAGTATTAACTTTATTAGAAAAGAAGGCGAAGGATAAAGGCGCAAAATCTGTTATTGTTGCTATAAAGCCAAGTAATCCAAATGCTGAGAAAGTAGTGAAGTGGTTTGAAGACAGAGGATATAACATCGACGTTATTAACTGGGAAGAGGTATTAAAATCTAAACGTAGGGATATCCAATTGAGTAAATATATTTAA